From Pandoraea vervacti, the proteins below share one genomic window:
- a CDS encoding high-affinity branched-chain amino acid ABC transporter permease LivM — MTQQLTMKSGAANRAPAGETLKGAVIAAIVTIILTAPILGLQLKLDGYKVVLEQHWRPVWIATAIVFVFQLIKPFLLRTKRAVTLPTLPTMGRRQQLIAMWVLLAVGLVWPFVGSRGAVDVATLALIYCVLGLGLNIVVGFAGLLDLGYVGFYAVGGYTYALLNQYFGLTFWECLPLAALMSATFGFLLGFPVLRLRGDYLAIVTLGFGEIIRLLLNNLTSLTGGPDGVSGIPKPSVFGFEMARSASVEGAKTFHDLIGLPYSGSHMVIFLYLLAFALVGFTLFVTSRLIRMPIGRAWEALREDEIACRSLGLNPTRIKLSAFTLGASFAGLAGAFFAARQGLVTPESFTFIESALILAVVVLGGMGSQIGVILAAILLTILPEVARDFAEYRMLIFGLVMVLMMMWRPQGLLPATRPHVELPQ; from the coding sequence ATGACACAACAACTCACCATGAAGTCCGGCGCCGCCAACCGTGCGCCGGCAGGAGAGACGCTCAAGGGTGCGGTCATCGCCGCAATCGTGACGATCATCCTCACGGCCCCCATCCTGGGCCTGCAACTGAAGCTCGATGGCTACAAGGTCGTGCTGGAGCAACATTGGCGTCCGGTCTGGATCGCGACCGCCATCGTGTTCGTCTTCCAGTTGATCAAGCCGTTCCTGCTGCGCACGAAACGCGCGGTAACGTTGCCGACATTGCCCACGATGGGCCGCCGTCAGCAACTCATCGCGATGTGGGTGCTGCTCGCCGTCGGCCTGGTGTGGCCGTTCGTCGGCTCGCGCGGCGCGGTGGACGTTGCCACGCTCGCCCTCATCTACTGCGTGCTCGGCCTCGGCCTGAACATCGTCGTGGGGTTCGCGGGTCTGCTCGATCTGGGTTACGTCGGCTTTTACGCCGTAGGCGGTTATACGTATGCCCTGCTCAACCAGTACTTCGGCCTGACGTTCTGGGAATGCCTGCCGCTCGCTGCGCTCATGTCGGCGACCTTCGGCTTCCTGCTGGGCTTCCCGGTGCTGCGCCTGCGTGGCGACTATCTCGCCATCGTGACGCTGGGCTTCGGTGAAATCATCCGTCTGCTGCTCAACAACCTGACCAGTCTCACCGGCGGCCCCGATGGCGTGTCGGGCATTCCGAAGCCCAGCGTGTTCGGCTTCGAAATGGCGCGTTCGGCCAGTGTGGAAGGCGCGAAAACGTTCCATGATCTGATCGGCCTGCCATACAGCGGCTCGCACATGGTGATTTTCCTCTACCTGCTCGCGTTTGCACTGGTCGGCTTCACGCTGTTCGTGACGAGCCGTCTGATCCGCATGCCGATCGGTCGTGCCTGGGAAGCCCTGCGCGAAGACGAAATCGCTTGCCGCTCGCTCGGCCTGAACCCCACGCGCATCAAGCTCTCCGCGTTCACGCTGGGGGCGTCGTTCGCCGGGCTGGCGGGCGCGTTCTTCGCGGCGCGTCAGGGGCTGGTCACGCCCGAGTCGTTCACGTTCATCGAGTCGGCGCTGATTCTCGCCGTGGTCGTGCTTGGCGGCATGGGCTCGCAGATCGGCGTGATTCTCGCGGCCATTCTGCTCACGATCCTGCCGGAAGTGGCGCGCGACTTCGCCGAGTACCGCATGCTGATCTTCGGTCTGGTGATGGTGCTGATGATGATGTGGCGTCCGCAAGGTCTGCTGCCTGCCACCCGCCCGCATGTGGAGTTGCCGCAATGA
- the ribD gene encoding bifunctional diaminohydroxyphosphoribosylaminopyrimidine deaminase/5-amino-6-(5-phosphoribosylamino)uracil reductase RibD, whose translation MFSEQDFAYMRRALALAERAMFTTTPNPRVGCVIVQDGRVIGEGFTQPAGQDHAEVQAMKDARSRGESVRGATAYVTLEPCSHYGRTPPCAKGLIDAGVKRVIAAMEDPNPLVAGRGLGMLREAGIEVRCGLLENEAREMNIGFIARMTRGTPWVRMKVAASLDGKTALHNGVSQWLTGPAARADGHAWRARACAILTGIGTVREDDPSLTVREVETTRQPLRIVVDSHLDISPTAKVLADGNALVVCANGDAARASRLRDLGVEVLDLPNAHGKVELPGLMRALGERQFNEIHVEAGYKLNGSMLREGCVDEMLAYFAPSIVGDAQGMFNLPALTSLDDTLALAFTDVRLIEADLRVIARVKR comes from the coding sequence ATGTTTTCCGAACAGGATTTTGCTTACATGCGCCGCGCGCTGGCGCTGGCCGAGCGCGCAATGTTCACCACGACGCCGAACCCTCGCGTCGGCTGTGTGATCGTGCAGGACGGGCGCGTCATCGGCGAAGGCTTCACCCAGCCCGCCGGCCAGGACCACGCCGAAGTGCAGGCGATGAAAGACGCCCGCTCGCGCGGCGAATCGGTGCGTGGCGCGACCGCCTACGTGACGCTGGAGCCGTGCAGCCATTACGGACGCACCCCGCCATGTGCGAAGGGACTCATCGACGCGGGCGTGAAACGCGTGATCGCCGCGATGGAAGATCCGAATCCGCTCGTCGCCGGACGCGGTCTGGGCATGTTGCGCGAGGCTGGAATCGAGGTTCGTTGCGGCTTGCTGGAGAACGAAGCGCGCGAGATGAATATCGGTTTCATCGCCCGCATGACGCGCGGCACGCCGTGGGTGCGCATGAAGGTCGCGGCGAGCCTCGACGGGAAGACCGCACTGCACAACGGTGTGAGCCAGTGGCTCACCGGCCCGGCCGCGCGCGCCGATGGTCATGCGTGGCGCGCGCGGGCCTGCGCAATTCTCACGGGCATCGGCACCGTGCGCGAAGACGATCCTTCGCTCACCGTACGCGAAGTGGAAACGACGCGTCAGCCGCTGCGTATCGTCGTCGACTCGCATCTGGACATCTCGCCGACCGCCAAGGTGCTCGCAGACGGCAACGCGCTGGTGGTCTGCGCCAATGGCGACGCCGCCCGCGCGTCGCGTCTGCGCGACCTAGGCGTGGAAGTGCTCGATCTGCCCAATGCCCACGGCAAGGTCGAACTGCCCGGGCTGATGCGCGCGCTCGGTGAGCGTCAGTTCAACGAAATTCACGTGGAAGCCGGCTACAAGCTCAACGGCTCGATGCTGCGCGAAGGCTGTGTGGACGAAATGCTGGCGTACTTTGCCCCGTCCATCGTCGGCGACGCACAGGGCATGTTCAACCTGCCTGCGCTGACTTCGCTCGACGACACCCTCGCACTTGCGTTCACCGACGTGCGCCTGATCGAAGCGGATCTTCGCGTCATCGCTCGCGTGAAGCGCTGA
- a CDS encoding TPM domain-containing protein — protein sequence MTTAHEKDIAMPQRQQRPHDISRWLRHAGTWRAHARWLFPENALDTLERSIRASEREHRCEIRLVIEAAMPLANVWRGQTCRQRAVQLFHQLGVAHTSERTGILLYINIADHDIELIADKGVNALVAARRWDAVVAQMSAGFRDERYVQSVLDALNTLRGIARESLPAHAGAAPDNALTDRPLML from the coding sequence ATGACCACAGCACACGAGAAGGACATCGCGATGCCGCAAAGACAACAAAGGCCACACGACATCTCGCGCTGGTTGCGACACGCCGGCACGTGGCGTGCCCATGCCCGCTGGCTGTTTCCCGAGAACGCCCTCGATACGCTGGAGCGCTCGATCCGGGCGTCCGAGCGCGAACACCGCTGCGAGATCCGTCTGGTGATCGAAGCGGCCATGCCGCTGGCGAACGTCTGGCGTGGGCAAACCTGCCGTCAACGCGCCGTTCAGCTGTTTCATCAACTGGGTGTCGCGCACACGAGCGAGCGCACAGGCATACTGCTGTACATCAACATTGCCGATCACGATATCGAGCTGATCGCCGACAAGGGGGTCAATGCGCTGGTGGCCGCGCGCCGATGGGACGCCGTGGTCGCGCAGATGAGCGCCGGTTTTCGTGACGAACGCTATGTCCAGAGCGTGCTCGACGCGCTGAACACCCTGCGCGGCATTGCGCGCGAATCCCTGCCGGCCCATGCCGGCGCAGCGCCGGACAATGCCCTGACCGACCGGCCGCTGATGCTCTGA
- a CDS encoding ABC transporter ATP-binding protein, translated as MLKLEQIHTHYGAVEALSGVSIEVNKGEIVTLIGSNGAGKTTLMMTVCGTPRASSGRVMFEGNDITARPTHEIMRMGLAISPEGRRVFPSLTVIENLKMGGFFASNDDIDAGMDHVFKLFPRLAQRGKQRAGTMSGGEQQMLAIGRALMSRPRLLLLDEPTLGLAPLVIAQIFDIIRAIREEGVTVFLVEQNANKALHVADRGYVLETGRVVLADSADNLLANDDIKRAYLGA; from the coding sequence ATGCTCAAGCTGGAACAGATCCATACCCATTACGGGGCCGTCGAGGCGCTTTCCGGCGTGTCGATCGAAGTGAACAAGGGCGAGATCGTCACCCTCATCGGCAGTAACGGCGCGGGCAAGACCACGTTGATGATGACCGTGTGCGGCACGCCGCGCGCGTCGAGCGGTCGTGTGATGTTCGAAGGCAACGACATCACTGCGCGCCCGACGCACGAAATCATGCGCATGGGCCTGGCGATTTCGCCGGAGGGCCGTCGGGTGTTTCCGAGCCTGACCGTCATCGAGAATCTGAAGATGGGCGGCTTCTTCGCGTCCAACGACGACATCGACGCCGGCATGGACCACGTCTTCAAGTTGTTCCCCCGACTGGCACAGCGTGGCAAGCAGCGCGCCGGCACGATGTCCGGCGGCGAGCAGCAGATGCTGGCCATCGGACGCGCCCTGATGAGCCGCCCGCGTTTGCTGCTGCTCGACGAGCCGACGCTCGGTCTCGCACCGCTCGTGATTGCGCAAATCTTCGACATCATCCGCGCCATTCGTGAGGAAGGCGTGACGGTGTTTCTGGTGGAGCAGAATGCCAACAAGGCGCTGCATGTGGCCGATCGAGGCTATGTGCTTGAAACCGGTCGTGTCGTGCTCGCCGATTCGGCCGACAACCTGCTCGCTAACGACGACATCAAGCGCGCTTACCTGGGCGCCTGA
- a CDS encoding branched-chain amino acid ABC transporter substrate-binding protein gives MQFRHKSLFVAAALALLGTAANAETVKIAIAGPFSGSVAQYGDMVKAGALTAIEQVNAAGGANGNKLEAVFMDDACEPKQAVAVANKIVSQKIKYVIGHVCSGSTIPASDIYENEGVVMITPSATAPQLTEGKKRHFIFRTIGRDDQQGPAAAQYIINKVKPKKVAVLHDKQSYGQGIATSVKKDLDAAKVPVVLFEGINAGDSDYSAVITKLKSQGVDFVYFGGYHPEMGLLLRQAREQGVKATFMGPEGVGNKDVTAIAGPASEGMLVTLPADFAADPANAKLVKAFADAKRDPNGPFQMPAYTGVKLIADSIAGAKSTDSEKVAKYLHANTFDTPIGKVAYDAAGDLKSFKFVVFTWHKDASKTAAN, from the coding sequence ATGCAGTTCCGTCACAAATCCCTGTTCGTCGCCGCTGCTCTCGCCCTCCTCGGAACGGCCGCCAACGCCGAGACCGTCAAGATCGCCATCGCCGGCCCGTTCAGCGGCTCGGTTGCTCAATACGGCGACATGGTCAAGGCCGGTGCGCTGACCGCGATCGAACAGGTCAACGCCGCCGGCGGCGCCAACGGCAACAAGCTCGAAGCCGTGTTCATGGACGACGCATGCGAGCCGAAGCAGGCTGTCGCCGTCGCCAACAAGATCGTCAGCCAGAAGATCAAGTATGTGATCGGTCACGTGTGCTCGGGCTCGACCATCCCGGCATCGGACATCTACGAAAACGAAGGCGTCGTGATGATCACGCCGTCGGCCACGGCACCGCAGCTGACCGAGGGCAAGAAGCGCCACTTCATCTTCCGTACGATCGGCCGTGACGACCAGCAAGGTCCGGCAGCCGCTCAGTACATCATCAACAAGGTCAAGCCGAAGAAGGTCGCCGTGCTGCACGACAAGCAGTCGTACGGTCAGGGCATCGCCACTTCGGTGAAGAAGGACCTGGACGCCGCCAAGGTGCCGGTCGTGCTGTTCGAAGGTATCAACGCCGGCGACTCGGACTACTCGGCGGTCATCACCAAGCTCAAGTCGCAAGGCGTGGACTTCGTCTACTTCGGCGGCTACCACCCGGAAATGGGTCTGCTGCTGCGTCAGGCGCGTGAGCAAGGCGTGAAGGCCACGTTCATGGGACCGGAAGGCGTGGGCAACAAGGACGTGACGGCCATCGCCGGTCCGGCATCGGAAGGCATGCTCGTGACGCTGCCGGCCGACTTCGCCGCGGACCCGGCCAACGCCAAACTGGTGAAGGCTTTCGCCGACGCCAAGCGTGACCCGAACGGCCCGTTCCAGATGCCGGCTTACACCGGTGTCAAGCTGATCGCCGACAGCATTGCCGGCGCGAAGAGCACGGACTCGGAAAAGGTTGCCAAGTATCTCCACGCCAACACGTTCGACACGCCGATCGGCAAGGTTGCGTATGACGCAGCCGGCGATCTGAAGTCGTTCAAGTTCGTGGTGTTCACGTGGCACAAGGACGCTTCCAAGACCGCCGCCAACTGA
- a CDS encoding LysR substrate-binding domain-containing protein yields the protein MDIKQMRYFLAVAQEGHFGRAAERLNMAQPPLTRHIHALEAQLGTPLFVRTPKGTTLTAAGHTLLAEVPNILSLARRAEEQTRLAGQGYIGRLDVGIFSSGILNVIPRLLAGFHTERPEVKIGLHNLSKTEQIAALRERRIAIGFNRLIPDEPDLVVDWIHREPFLVALYEGHPLCKRASLTLADLENERMILYPNAPVPGLAEEVTAAFRAEGVTLRVEQEVEDVVTSIALVASRFGVCVTTESAANLRLPGVVYRPLKSKRLRSIELNCMYRRDDDSPILAAFLALMRQSRNHRHTLPM from the coding sequence ATGGATATCAAGCAAATGCGTTACTTCCTCGCCGTTGCGCAGGAAGGCCATTTCGGCCGCGCCGCCGAGCGGCTGAACATGGCGCAGCCCCCGCTCACCCGTCACATCCACGCCCTCGAAGCACAGTTGGGCACGCCGCTGTTTGTGCGCACGCCCAAGGGGACCACGCTCACCGCTGCGGGACATACGCTGCTTGCCGAGGTGCCGAACATCCTGTCGCTCGCGCGCCGGGCCGAGGAGCAGACGAGGCTTGCCGGCCAGGGATACATCGGGCGGCTCGACGTGGGTATTTTCAGTTCGGGCATTCTCAATGTCATTCCGCGCCTGCTGGCGGGCTTTCATACCGAGCGCCCCGAAGTCAAGATCGGCCTGCACAATCTCTCCAAGACGGAACAGATTGCCGCGTTGCGCGAACGACGCATCGCCATCGGTTTTAACCGTCTGATTCCCGACGAACCGGACCTCGTCGTCGACTGGATTCATCGCGAACCGTTTCTCGTCGCGCTCTACGAAGGGCATCCGCTGTGCAAGCGCGCCTCGCTCACGCTCGCCGATCTCGAGAACGAGCGGATGATTCTCTATCCGAACGCGCCGGTGCCGGGCCTTGCCGAGGAAGTGACAGCCGCCTTTCGCGCGGAAGGCGTCACGTTGCGCGTGGAGCAGGAGGTGGAGGACGTGGTGACGTCGATTGCGCTGGTGGCCAGCCGCTTCGGGGTTTGTGTGACCACCGAGTCGGCAGCGAATCTGCGCCTGCCCGGCGTGGTGTATCGCCCGCTGAAATCGAAGCGTCTGCGCTCGATCGAGCTCAATTGCATGTACCGGCGCGACGACGACTCACCGATTCTGGCCGCGTTTCTCGCGTTGATGCGACAGTCGCGCAATCATCGGCACACCTTGCCGATGTAA
- the livG gene encoding high-affinity branched-chain amino acid ABC transporter ATP-binding protein LivG: MSAELLKLSGLQMRFGGLLAVDGVEFDVRKNEVFAIIGPNGAGKTTVFNCVGGFYRPTGGSITLDGADITGLPSHMVARRGLVRTFQNIRLFRQLTVVENLLVAQHMTVHTGFLQGLFSTGAFRRAERQALERAKMWLDRLGLTPVANREAGTLSYGHQRRLEIARCMITEPRLLMLDEPAAGLNPQEKVELQQLVDKLRHEFGISVLLIEHDMSLVMGVSDRILVMEHGKPIMTGKPDEVRNDPRVIKAYLGEE; this comes from the coding sequence ATGAGTGCAGAACTGTTGAAACTCTCCGGCCTGCAGATGCGCTTCGGCGGTCTGCTTGCCGTCGACGGCGTCGAGTTCGACGTCCGCAAGAACGAAGTCTTCGCGATCATCGGCCCGAACGGCGCCGGCAAGACGACCGTCTTCAATTGCGTTGGCGGCTTCTATCGCCCGACCGGCGGCTCGATCACCCTCGACGGCGCCGATATCACCGGTCTGCCGAGCCACATGGTCGCGCGGCGCGGTCTGGTGCGTACGTTCCAGAACATCCGTCTCTTCCGTCAGTTGACGGTCGTGGAGAACCTGCTCGTCGCACAGCACATGACCGTGCACACCGGCTTTCTCCAGGGGCTGTTCTCCACGGGCGCATTCCGGCGCGCGGAACGCCAGGCGCTCGAGCGCGCCAAGATGTGGCTCGACCGGCTCGGCCTCACCCCGGTCGCCAACCGGGAAGCGGGCACGCTGTCGTACGGGCATCAACGCCGTCTCGAGATTGCGCGCTGCATGATCACCGAGCCGCGCCTGCTCATGCTCGACGAACCGGCAGCCGGCCTGAATCCGCAGGAGAAGGTCGAGTTGCAGCAACTGGTCGACAAACTGCGCCATGAGTTCGGTATTTCGGTGCTGCTCATCGAACACGACATGAGTCTCGTGATGGGGGTCTCCGACCGGATTCTCGTGATGGAACACGGCAAGCCGATTATGACCGGCAAGCCCGACGAGGTGCGCAACGACCCGCGCGTCATCAAGGCCTACCTCGGGGAGGAATAA
- a CDS encoding tautomerase family protein, which produces MPIVHINLVEGRDDATVKACVKAVARTVHETLGAPLESIRVFATQVPAAHWAVGERTKDEPAAPVKAGV; this is translated from the coding sequence ATGCCGATCGTACATATCAATCTGGTGGAAGGTCGCGACGACGCCACCGTGAAAGCCTGTGTGAAGGCGGTCGCGCGCACGGTGCACGAGACCCTCGGCGCACCGCTCGAATCGATTCGCGTTTTCGCCACGCAGGTCCCGGCCGCGCACTGGGCCGTGGGCGAGCGCACCAAGGACGAGCCGGCCGCGCCGGTCAAGGCAGGCGTGTGA
- a CDS encoding SRPBCC family protein, producing the protein MSLAKPSNQPTQPSLFSVDPKLDLVLERYVDVPCERVWSAWTQPEHLKKWFTPAPWQTVECEIDLRPGGRFHTVMRSPEGQQYPNVGCYLEVVENARLVWTNAVLPGYRPAPAPEAEHGGFQFTAAVLMEAQGKGTRYTAIAIHGNEATRAQHEAMGFHDGWGKALDQLVDLMK; encoded by the coding sequence ATGAGCCTTGCCAAGCCGTCGAATCAACCCACCCAACCCAGTCTGTTCTCGGTCGATCCGAAACTGGATCTCGTGCTTGAGCGCTATGTCGATGTGCCGTGCGAGCGTGTCTGGTCGGCGTGGACGCAACCGGAACATCTCAAGAAGTGGTTCACGCCAGCGCCGTGGCAGACGGTCGAATGCGAGATCGATCTGCGCCCCGGCGGACGGTTTCATACCGTGATGCGCTCGCCGGAGGGGCAACAGTATCCGAACGTCGGTTGCTATCTGGAGGTGGTCGAGAACGCGCGGCTCGTGTGGACGAACGCGGTGCTGCCCGGTTATCGCCCGGCGCCCGCACCCGAGGCCGAGCATGGCGGTTTCCAGTTCACCGCAGCGGTGCTGATGGAAGCGCAGGGCAAGGGCACGCGCTACACGGCGATTGCGATTCACGGCAACGAAGCGACCCGTGCGCAACATGAAGCGATGGGGTTCCACGACGGCTGGGGCAAGGCGCTCGATCAACTGGTCGATCTCATGAAGTGA
- a CDS encoding 2-keto-4-pentenoate hydratase, whose product MSHIHDYAKLLDDAAHFAHEVEQFDTDNRLSLDDAYAIQAASLARRAERGETRVGVKMGFTSRAKMIQMGLSDVIWGRLTSGMQVEEGTSIDFKRYVHPRVEPEIAFILKKPLEGNVTGPQALAAVEAIAPAIEIIDSRYKDFKFTLPEVIADNASSSGFVIGAWHDPHVDFSNLGLAMSINGRTVQVGSTAALLGHPLRSLVAAARLSAAAGEPLQAGWIVMAGGATPAEYIQPGQYVSVEMESLGRVGFHV is encoded by the coding sequence ATGAGCCACATTCACGATTACGCCAAGCTGCTGGATGACGCAGCCCACTTTGCCCACGAAGTCGAACAGTTCGATACCGACAACCGGTTGTCGCTCGATGACGCCTACGCCATTCAGGCCGCCTCGCTCGCGCGCCGCGCCGAACGTGGCGAGACCCGAGTCGGCGTGAAGATGGGCTTCACGAGTCGCGCCAAGATGATTCAGATGGGACTCTCGGACGTGATCTGGGGCCGTCTGACCTCGGGGATGCAGGTCGAGGAGGGGACGTCCATCGATTTCAAGCGTTACGTGCATCCGCGTGTCGAGCCGGAGATCGCCTTCATTCTGAAAAAGCCGCTCGAAGGCAACGTGACGGGACCGCAGGCGCTCGCGGCGGTCGAGGCGATCGCACCGGCCATCGAGATCATCGATTCGCGTTACAAGGACTTCAAGTTCACGCTGCCGGAAGTGATTGCCGACAACGCATCGTCCAGCGGTTTTGTGATCGGCGCGTGGCATGACCCGCACGTCGACTTCTCGAATCTCGGGCTGGCGATGTCGATCAACGGCCGCACCGTGCAAGTCGGGTCGACGGCGGCGCTGCTGGGGCATCCGCTGCGCTCGCTGGTGGCGGCGGCGCGTCTGTCGGCCGCCGCTGGCGAGCCGTTGCAGGCGGGCTGGATCGTGATGGCCGGTGGCGCCACGCCGGCCGAATACATTCAGCCGGGCCAGTACGTGTCGGTCGAAATGGAGTCGCTCGGCCGCGTGGGCTTCCACGTGTGA
- a CDS encoding ArsR/SmtB family transcription factor, giving the protein MANQSIPLDRIFQALSDPTRRAVVERLTMGPASVSELARPFSMALPSFSQHLNVLEESGLVVSRKTGRVRTYVLETQTLAGAQDWLQLQRDKWTRRLDQLDNYLLQMKET; this is encoded by the coding sequence ATGGCTAACCAATCCATCCCTCTCGACCGAATCTTCCAGGCGTTGTCCGACCCCACGCGTCGGGCGGTCGTCGAGCGCCTGACGATGGGACCGGCCTCGGTCAGCGAACTGGCGCGTCCGTTTTCCATGGCACTGCCGTCGTTCTCGCAGCATCTGAACGTGCTGGAAGAAAGCGGGCTGGTCGTCTCGCGCAAGACCGGGCGCGTGCGTACGTATGTGTTGGAGACACAGACACTCGCGGGCGCACAGGATTGGCTCCAGTTGCAGCGCGACAAATGGACGCGCCGCCTCGATCAACTCGACAACTATCTGCTGCAGATGAAGGAGACGTGA
- the livH gene encoding high-affinity branched-chain amino acid ABC transporter permease LivH, whose protein sequence is MNEFFPQLAQQLVNGLTLGAIYALIAIGYTMVYGIIGMINFAHGEIYMIGAYVGLVTLTAIGTAAGYPLPLVLGAALLVSVLVTGLYGFAIERVAYRPLRGGPRLGPLISAIGMSIFLQNYVQIGQGARDVSVPMLISGAIDIPMGDFTVTIPYARMLIVGVTVALMILLTLFIANSRMGRACRACAEDMRMANLLGIDTNRVISFTFILGAMLAAVGGVLIGLTIGKLNPYIGFIAGIKAFTAAVLGGIGSIPGAMLGGVLLGLAETLASGYMPSEYKDIVAFCLLVLVLLFRPTGLLGKPDVEKV, encoded by the coding sequence ATGAACGAATTTTTCCCACAGCTCGCCCAGCAATTGGTCAATGGCCTGACGCTGGGCGCGATCTACGCGTTGATTGCCATCGGCTACACAATGGTCTACGGCATCATCGGCATGATCAACTTTGCCCACGGCGAGATCTACATGATCGGCGCCTATGTCGGGCTTGTCACTCTGACTGCAATCGGAACGGCGGCGGGCTACCCCTTGCCGCTCGTGCTGGGCGCAGCGCTGCTGGTGTCGGTACTGGTCACGGGCCTGTACGGCTTCGCGATCGAGCGGGTGGCGTATCGCCCGCTGCGCGGCGGACCTCGCCTCGGACCGCTGATCTCCGCGATCGGCATGTCCATCTTCCTGCAGAACTACGTGCAGATCGGTCAGGGCGCGCGTGACGTTTCCGTGCCGATGCTGATCTCGGGCGCCATCGACATTCCGATGGGCGACTTCACCGTGACGATTCCCTACGCTCGCATGCTGATCGTGGGGGTGACGGTGGCGCTGATGATTCTGCTCACGCTGTTCATCGCCAACTCGCGCATGGGCCGCGCCTGCCGCGCCTGCGCCGAGGACATGCGCATGGCAAACCTGCTGGGCATCGATACGAATCGCGTGATCTCGTTCACGTTCATTCTCGGCGCCATGCTCGCGGCCGTGGGCGGCGTGCTGATCGGCCTGACCATCGGCAAGCTCAATCCGTACATCGGCTTCATCGCCGGCATCAAGGCCTTTACGGCAGCGGTGCTCGGCGGTATCGGCAGCATTCCCGGCGCCATGCTGGGCGGCGTGCTGCTGGGCCTGGCGGAGACGCTCGCCTCGGGCTACATGCCCTCCGAGTACAAGGACATCGTGGCGTTCTGCCTGCTGGTGCTGGTGCTGCTGTTCCGCCCGACCGGCCTGCTGGGCAAACCCGACGTCGAGAAAGTCTGA
- a CDS encoding 2-keto-4-pentenoate hydratase: MSTTTPRDAATQARLQQAADALLEAERSHRFIAPLRETFAPLTIDDAYAIQRINTERRLAAGRRIVGCKIGLTSVAVQKQLGVDQPDFGMLFDDMGYGDGEPIPASILTQPKIEAEIAFVFGRDLNVDNPGQLDVLGAIEYALPALEIVGSRVADWNIRITDTIADNASSSAYVLGNTPKKLSEFDVRMCGMVLERRGEPVSVGAGAACLGSPINAVVWLARTMAAVGTPLKAGDLVLSGALGPMAAVTPGDIFETRINGLGSVRAVFEPASEAAR, encoded by the coding sequence ATGAGCACCACGACACCTCGCGACGCCGCAACGCAGGCGCGTCTGCAACAGGCCGCCGACGCGCTGCTCGAAGCCGAACGCTCGCACCGCTTCATCGCCCCGCTGCGCGAGACGTTCGCGCCACTGACCATCGACGACGCCTACGCGATTCAGCGCATCAACACCGAGCGGCGTCTGGCGGCCGGACGCCGCATCGTGGGCTGCAAGATCGGCCTGACCTCGGTTGCCGTGCAGAAGCAGCTCGGCGTCGACCAGCCCGACTTCGGCATGCTTTTCGACGACATGGGCTACGGCGATGGAGAACCGATTCCGGCGTCGATCCTCACGCAACCGAAGATCGAAGCCGAGATTGCCTTCGTGTTCGGCCGCGATCTGAACGTCGATAATCCGGGACAACTGGATGTGCTTGGCGCCATCGAATACGCGCTGCCCGCGCTGGAAATCGTCGGCAGCCGCGTGGCCGACTGGAACATTCGCATTACCGACACGATTGCCGATAACGCATCGTCGTCCGCTTATGTGCTCGGCAATACGCCGAAAAAACTCTCCGAGTTCGACGTGCGCATGTGCGGCATGGTGCTGGAGCGTCGTGGCGAGCCGGTGTCGGTGGGCGCGGGCGCCGCCTGCCTGGGCAGCCCGATCAACGCCGTCGTGTGGCTTGCCCGCACCATGGCTGCCGTGGGCACGCCGCTCAAGGCGGGCGATCTGGTGCTCTCCGGTGCGCTCGGCCCGATGGCCGCCGTGACCCCGGGCGACATCTTCGAGACACGCATCAACGGCCTGGGCTCGGTCCGCGCCGTCTTTGAACCTGCCAGCGAGGCTGCACGATGA